The genomic DNA AGGCGGTGGCGCAGGATGTCGCCCGACAGGCTGGTATGCGCCACCAGGTCGAAGGTGATGTCGCCCTCGCCGGTCACCCGTGCCGCCGGATCCACCGGGCCGAGCTCGGGATCGACCAGCTCCGGATCGTCCTGGCTGTCGCGCCAGCGCTCGAACAGCCCGGGCCCGGCCAGCGCGTCCTGCAGCTCTTCGGCCATGCCGGGCGCACTCTGCGAGCGGAATGCGAACGTACCGCTGGCTCTGGCCTGGTCGGGGTCGGGAATGCGGATGTAGTAGGTGGCCATGGATGCGCAAGGGTTGCGGAGATGCGGTGGAGCCTAGCAGCGGGCCACGTGAGGGTGCCGTCCGTGCGCTCAGGTGAACGCGTGCGGCGGCGCCGCGAAGCCGATCGTGAGCGCGCCGGGGCCGACGTTGACCAGCCCGGTCAGGCTCATCACCGTCTCGAAGACCTCGATGCCATGTTCGCGGCAGCTGGCGATCAGGCGGTCGTAGCCCGGCAATGCCCGCATCGCGTCGAGCTCGCCGCCGTAGCTCAGGCACAGCGTGGGCGTCAGCAGGCCTTCGTGCACACGCTCGCAGGTGAAGTCGAACAGCCTGCGCGCCGCGGGTTCGAAGCCGCGCACCCTGTCCACCGGCCCGGTCTCGCCCTGGTGGCAGTGCAGGATCGGCCGGATGTCGAGCGCGGCCCCGAGCGTGGCGGCGAGCAGGCTGACGCTGCGATCGCCGCGACGGCGGGTGCGCTCGCGCAGGTAGCCGAGGTCGCGCGGCACCATGTAGCTGTAGCTGCGGCCGGCAAGGAACTCCAGCCGTGAGTGGATCTCCAGCGCGCT from Luteimonas sp. YGD11-2 includes the following:
- a CDS encoding DegV family protein; this translates as MRIGIVVDAACDLPPEWLDAAGIVLLPATVHIGGTSVVDLRDPQATLAFIRTHGRRGHSAQTAAFPADRIRSLFLDRLVIDYDHVFCLTVARSRSRIHDNARHASYAVLNEYRQPRTAAGHATPFALQVLDSQQVFAGQGILPVEAVRLRDAKASALEIHSRLEFLAGRSYSYMVPRDLGYLRERTRRRGDRSVSLLAATLGAALDIRPILHCHQGETGPVDRVRGFEPAARRLFDFTCERVHEGLLTPTLCLSYGGELDAMRALPGYDRLIASCREHGIEVFETVMSLTGLVNVGPGALTIGFAAPPHAFT